In one window of Henckelia pumila isolate YLH828 chromosome 1, ASM3356847v2, whole genome shotgun sequence DNA:
- the LOC140874463 gene encoding uncharacterized protein, with product MGQLATTINKLEAQHSNTLPSQTVPNPRENSIAITLRNGKELKVKEKVVDVSSKKEQSEELKMDDEEAVQGEAQKDAIKPVPLYEKFLKEFCTSKRKQTLKGCQKIELGENVSAMIQRKLLAKFKDPGMFSIPCTKGNVRLENAMLDLEASINVMPYSIYASLKLGPLNKTGIVIQLADRSNAYPRESIRECDDDGFGYNEEVKEIVTILNRAPELPQSEGETLPVIISSSLEVEKEEQLIKGQSTELAAVIATRTHNNLGGTLELGEVRATTITLQLADPRITDPLERCLVADEVVEKEVLENWQFDFEIKDKKGSKNQVADHLSRLELEDMKEEESIKELFPDEQIFEACHLPLELEHKAFWAIKKLNMDLKASGELRKLQLNELDEFRRKLKSRWSGPFLVETVYPHGAIELRCTNGRVFKVNGQRVKHYFGNEVPTASSALLNDPT from the exons ATGGGTCAGCTGGCCACTACAATCAACAAGTTGGAAGCGCAACATTCCAACACTCTACCATCTCAAACGGTCCCTAACCCAAGGGAGAATTCTATTGCGATCACTCTTAGGAATGGAAAAGAGTTGAAGGTTAAAGAGAAGGTAGTTGATGTTTCATCCAAGAAGGAACAGAGTGAAGAGCTGAAGATGGATGATGAAGAAGCAGTTCAGGGAGAAGCGCAAAAAG atgctattaagccgGTACCTCTCTATGaaaagtttttgaaggaatttTGCACTTCAAAGAGAAAACAGACATTGAAGGGATGTCAGAAGATAGAGTTGGGAGAAAATGTATCTGCTATGATCCAAAGGAAATTGCTGGCAAAattcaaggatccaggtatgttttctatcccatgtaCCAAAGGGAATGTTAGATTAGAAAATGCCATGTTAGATTTAGAAGCATCGATCAATGTCATGCCATATTCTATTTATGCATCCTTAAAGCTTGGACCTTTGAACAAAACTGGAATCGTCATACAGTtagctgatagatctaatgcataccctagggagAGTATTAGAGAATGT GATGATGATGGATTTGGTTACAATGAAGAAGTGAAAGAGATTGTGACAATTTTGAACCGTGCTCCTGAGTTACCTCAATCAG AAGGAGAAACATTGCCAGTCATCATCTCTAGCAGTTTGGAAGTTGAAAAAGAGGAGCAACTCATCAAG GGACAAAGCACGGAGTTGGCTGCAGTCATTGCCACTAGGacgcataacaacttgggagg gactttggagcttggagaagtcaggGCGACCACCATCACATTGCAGCTGGCTGATCCGA gaatTACGGATCCGCTCGAACGATGTTTGGTGGCGGACGAGGTGGTTGAGAAGgaagtgttggaaaactggc agtttgattttgagatcaaggaCAAGAAGGGTAGCAaaaatcaagttgctgatcacttgtcAAGATTGGAGCTAGAAGACATGAAGGAGGAGGAGAGCATAAAGGAATTGTTTCCAGATGAACAAATCTTTGAG gcatgtcatttaCCGTTGGAGTTGGAGCACAAGGCGTTTTGGGCTATCAAGAAGCTAAACATGGATCTCAAAGCATCCGGAGAGTTGCGGAAACTACAGTTgaatgaattggatgaattccgaa GGAAGTTGAAATCGCGATGGTCAGGGCCGTTTCTCGTGGAGACTGTTTATCCACATGGTGCCATTGAATTGCGATGTACAAATGGAAGAGTTTTCAAGGTCAATGGGCAGAGAGTCAAGCACTACTTTGGCAATGAAGTACCAACCGCATCCAGCGCATTGCTTAATGATCCCACCTAA